The Tenebrio molitor chromosome 5, icTenMoli1.1, whole genome shotgun sequence genome has a segment encoding these proteins:
- the kkv gene encoding chitin synthase chs-2 isoform X1 yields MTSTGLRNDNYSDDNFSDDESSPLTENIYGGSTRTVHETKGWDVFRDPPIKEESGSMANQKCLEITVKILKVVAYLVTFVIVLGSGVISKGTLLFMTSQLKSDKVTVYCNRELGREKQFIVKLPTAERVAWMWCLIFAFWVPQLGSLFRSTRMCFFKSSKRPIFSHFLIIFCMETLHTIGLAILVFYILPDLDVVKGAMLTNCICFVPGVLGLLSRNNKESQRFLKVIIDLAAIAAQATGFVVWPIIEQRADLWIIPIAIFLVSLGWWENYISKYSPIPFVKKLGKIKESLEQSRYFTYMFISIWKCLCIFLSVLFITLIKEGEIAFFFTEFSEGFGSHQIQVLEIKPFLGGTSLPDISEIIPTGDDTLIPANDMTPIYVLLINIFASYLAYIFGKFACKIMIQGFSYAFPVNLTIPVSISLLIAACGLRNGDPCFFHETIPSYLFFESPPVMFLNDFISHQHAWIWLLWLLSQTWITLHIWTPKCERLARTEKLFVTPMYEGLLIDQSLGMNRRRDDEADVKTEELDEIQKEKGDEYYETISNHTDASSAKTVKNSDHITRIYACATMWHENKEEMIEFLKSILRLDEDQSARRVAQKYLRVVDPDYYEFETHIFFDDAFEISDHNDDETQVNRFVKLLVATIDEAASDVHQTHMRIRPPKKIPTPYGGRLVWTLPGKTKMIAHLKDKMKIRHRKRWSQVMYMYYLLGHRLMELPISVDRKAVIAENTYLLTLDGDIDFQPSAVLLLIDLMKKNRNLGAACGRIHPVGSGPMVWYQMFEYAIGHWLQKATEHVIGCVLCSPGCFSLFRGKSLMDDNVMKKYTTCSAEARHYVQYDQGEDRWLCTLLLQRGYRVEYSAASDAYTHAPEGFNEFYNQRRRWVPSTIANIMDLLVDSKRTIDINDNISMPYIGYQILLMGGTILGPGTIFLMLVGAFVAAFQIDNWTSFYYNIIPIFFFMLVCFTCKSSIQLIVAQILSTGYALIMMAVIVGTALQLREDGVGSPSAIFLIAMTGSFFIAACLHPQEFWCIVPGIIYLLSIPSMYLLLILYSIINLNVVSWGTREVAVKKTKKELEEEKKQAEEAKRKAKQKSLLGFLQSGGTSDDDEGSIEISLAGLFKCMLCTHQKAGDEKASLINIADSLEMLNKRLDHIEKTVDPTGHISRRRSMSASSRGDHHHLGAVTEEGGEESANETDSETVSTVPQNKRDDLVNPYWIEDPDVRKGEVEFLSSNEILFWKDLLDKYLYPIDENKEEKARIAADLKELRDQSVFAFFMMNALFVLIVFLLTLKKDYLHIKWPFGVKTNITYDESSQEVHITKEYLQLEPIGLVFVFFFALILVIQFTAMLFHRFGTIAHILASTDLNLCCTKKKEELSPNALLDKQAVEIVKQLQKLQGIDDGDYDNDSGSGPDRIGRRKTIHNLERAAQKKRQIGTLDVAFKKRFAKLNANAANAGTPVLSRRLTMRRETMKALEVRVNSVMAERRKSHMQTLGAKNEYGNNNVMARNHRNSVASSIPVKEVFENGHVNKAFEEDQYEGRNSIQLQQRHNVTWKGSNSRM; encoded by the exons ATGACCTCCACTGGTCTAAGAAATGACAACTACAGCGATGACAACTTTTCCGATGACGAAAGTTCCCCTCTTACCGAAAATATTTATGGAGGAAG CACAAGAACCGTACACGAAACGAAAGGATGGGACGTATTCCGAGATCCCCCGATCAAAGAAGAGTCTGGTTCTATGgcaaatcaaaaatgtttagaaaTTACAGTCAAAATACTAAAAGTCGTAGCTTATCTTGTCACTTTTGTAATAGTACTAGGATCAGGAGTCATCTCAAAAGGAACTCTTCTGTTTATGACTTCACAACTTAAATCCGACAAAGTAACAGTTTATTGCAACAGAGAATTAG gtagagaaaaacaatttatagTAAAGCTACCTACGGCAGAAAGGGTAGCCTGGATGTGgtgtttaatttttgctttttggGTCCCTCAACTTGGTTCGCTTTTTCGATCAACAAGAATGTGTTTCTTTAAATCTTCAAAAAGGCCTATATTCtcccattttttaataatattttgtatGGAAACACTACATACCATCGGACTTGCCATTCTAGTTTTCTACATACTGCCAGATTTAGATGTTGTCAAAGGTGCAATGTTAACGAATTGCATTTGTTTCGTGCCAGGTGTGTTAGGTTTACTGTCCAGAAACAACAAAGAATCACAAAGATTTCTCAAAGTCATTATCGATCTCGCTGCGATTGCAGCGCAAGCAACCGGTTTTGTAGTGTGGCCCATTATTGAACAAAGAGCAGACTTATGGATAATTCCCATTGCAATATTTCTTGTATCTCTTGGATGGTGGGAAAATTATATATCGAAATATTCTCCCATCCCATTCGTTaagaaattgggaaaaattaAAGAGAGCCTAGAACAGTCCCGATATTTCACGTACATGTTCATTTCCATCTGGAAATGCTTGTGTATATTTTTATCTGTACTTTTTATCACACTGAtcaaagaaggagaaatcgcCTTTTTCTTTACTGAATTTTCTGAAGGTTTCGGCAGTCACCAGATCCAAGTACTGGAAATAAAACCTTTCTTAGGAGGCACCTCTCTTCCAGACATATCCGAGATAATTCCAACTGGAGATGACACATTGATTCCCGCAAACGACATGACTCCCATCTACGTTCTTCTAATAAACATCTTCGCTTCATATTTGGCCTACATATTTGGAAAGTTTGCTTGCAAAATAATGATACAAGGTTTTTCGTACGCATTTCCAGTAAATTTAACAATACCGGTCTCGATCTCACTGCTCATCGCGGCATGTGGTTTGCGGAACGGAGATCCTTGTTTCTTCCACGAGACGATTCCTTCGTATCTATTTTTCGAAAGTCCTCCAGTAATGTTCCTGAatgactttatttcacaccAGCACGCTTGGATTTGGCTGCTGTGGTTACTCTCTCAAACCTGGATCACTTTGCACATATGGACCCCAAAATGTGAACGTCTGGCAAGAacagaaaaattgtttgtgaCACCAATGTACGAAGGTCTGCTGATAGACCAAAGTTTAGGAATGAACAGAAGAAGAGACGACGAGGCTGACGTAAAAACGGAAGAGCTGGACGAAATTCAGAAAGAAAAAGGGGACGAGTATTACGAAACTATATCCAATCATACAGATGCTTCGTCTGCGAAAACTGTCAAGAACTCTGATCACATCACACGAATCTACGCCTGTGCTACTATGTGGCACGAGAACAAAGAAGAAATGATAGAGTTTTTAAAGTCGATTTTACGTCTTGACGAGGACCAGTCTGCTCGACGAGTTGCACAGAAATATCTCCGTGTGGTTGATCCTGATTATTACGAATTCGAAA CTCACATATTTTTCGATGACGCTTTTGAAATATCTGACCACAACGATGACGAAACTCAAGTAAACAGATTCGTCAAGCTTTTGGTAGCGACAATTGACGAAGCCGCATCTGATGTGCATCAAACCCATATGCGCATTCGCCCGCCTAAAAAAATTCCCACACCTTACGGTGGCCGTCTTGTATGGACCCTTCCCGGTAAAACCAAGATGATCGCACATTTGAAggacaaaatgaaaataagaCACAGAAAGCGGTGGTCGCAAGTCATGTACATGTACTATTTGTTGGGTCATCGACTTATGGAACTTCCAATTTCCGTCGACAGGAAAGCCGTGATCGCTGAAAATACGTATCTTTTAACCCTCGATGGAGACATCGATTTTCAACCCTCCGCCGTTTTACTGTTAATTGatttaatgaaaaagaatCGAAATTTGGGGGCGGCTTGCGGGCGTATTCATCCCGTCGGTTCAGGTCCGATGGTGTGGTACCAGATGTTCGAATACGCTATTGGTCATTGGCTGCAAAAAGCTACTGAACACGTTATCGGTTGCGTACTTTGTAGTCCCGGTTGTTTCTCGCTCTTCAGAGGAAAATCTTTGATGGATGACAATGTAATGAAAAAATACACTACATG TTCTGCTGAGGCGAGACACTACGTGCAGTACGATCAAGGGGAAGATCGTTGGTTATGTACGTTACTTCTTCAAAGAGGTTACCGTGTCGAATATTCTGCAGCATCAGACGCTTACACACATGCTCCGGAAGGTTTCAACGAATTTTATAATCAACGTCGCCGGTGGGTACCGTCGACTATTGCAAACATCATGGACTTGCTTGTGGACTCCAAAAGAACCATTGACATTAATGACAACATTTCGATGCCGTATATTGGATATCAA ATCCTTTTAATGGGTGGTACAATTTTAGGTCCTGGTACTATATTTCTTATGTTGGTGGGGGCTTTCGTGGCGGCTTTCCAAATCGATAACTGGACAAGTTTCTATTATAACATAATCCCAATATTCTTCTTCATGTTGGTCTGTTTCACTTGCAAATCGAGTATTCAGTTAATAGTTGCCCAGATATTATCCACCGGGTATGCCTTAATCATGATGGCAGTGATAGTTGGTACAGCCCTTCAATTACGCGAAGACGGTGTAGGTTCGCCTTCGGCCATTTTCTTGATAGCCATGACCGGATCATTCTTCATCGCGGCTTGTCTACATCCCCAAGAGTTCTGGTGTATAGTCCCTGGCATCATCTATTTGCTTTCAATTCCGTCCATGTATTTATTGTTGATTTTATACTCAATCATTAACCTCAATGTTGTATCGTGGGGTACTCGTGAAGTTGCcgttaaaaaaactaaaaaagaactcgaagaagaaaagaaacaaGCCGAAGAAGCTAAACGCAAAGCCAAGCAAAAGTCGCTTCTCGGATTCCTTCAGAGTGGAGGAACCAGCGACGATGACGAAGGAAGTATTGAGATATCGTTAGCGGGATTGTTTAAATGCATGCTTTGCACACATCAAAAAGCGGGAGACGAGAAAGCTTCTCTTATAAACATTGCAGACTCCTTAGAAATGCTCAATAAGCGACTCGACCACATCGAAAA AACTGTTGATCCAACCGGTCACATTTCGAGAAGACGAAGTATGTCCGCTTCGTCTCGAGGTGATCATCACCATCTTGGAGCAGTTACCGAAGAGGGTGGAGAAGAATCAGCGAACGAAACCGATTCCGAAACAGTTTCGACAGTTCCTCAGAATAAGAGAGACGACTTGGTCAATCCCTATTGGATAGAAGATCCCGATGTGAGAAAAGGAGAAGTGGAATTCTTGAGCAGCAACGAAATACTGTTTTGGAAAGACTTACTGGATAAGTACTTGTATCCTATTGATGAAAACAAAGAGGAAAAG gCCCGTATAGCAGCTGATTTGAAGGAATTACGTGATCAATCCGTGTTTGCTTTCTTTATGATGAACGCTTTGTTCGTGCTGATAGTGTTCCTGCTGACACTGAAAAAGGACTATTTGCACATAAAATGGCCGTTCGgtgttaagaccaacataaccTATGACGAGAGTTCACAAGAG GTTCACATAACCAAAGAATACCTACAACTTGAACCGATTGGTTTGGTTTTCGTCTTCTTCTTCGCTCTCATTCTTGTGATCCAGTTCACGGCGATGTTGTTCCACAGATTCGGTACGATCGCTCACATATTAGCTTCAACAGACCTGAACTTGTGTTGCACAAAGAAA AAAGAAGAACTGTCTCCTAATGCTCTACTTGACAAACAAGCCGTAGAGATAGTCAAGCAACTGCAAAAATTACAAGGAATTGACGATGGCGATTACGACAATGATTCTGGATCAGGTCCAGATCGAATAGGTCGTCGCAAGACTATTCACAATCTGGAACGAGCGGCGCAGAAGAAGCGGCAAATAGGAACCTTGGATGTGGCGTTCAAGAAGCGATTTGCTAAACTTAACGCGAATGCAGCAAATGCGGGAACACCGGTCCTGAGTCGAAGACTGACGATGAGAAGAGAAACGATGAAAGCGTTAGAAGTGAGGGTCAATTCCGTCATGGCGGAAAGGCGTAAATCCCACATGCAAACTCTGGGTGCCAAAAATGAATACGGAAATAACAACGTCATGGCCAGAAACCACCGCAACAGTGTTGCCAGTAGCATACCTGTCAAGGAAGTTTTTGAAAATGGACATGTTAATAAAGCATTCGAAGAAGATCAATACGAGGGCAGAAATTCTATACAATTGCAACAAAGACATAATGTTACGTGGAAGGGCAGCAATAGTAGAATGTGA
- the kkv gene encoding chitin synthase chs-2 isoform X2, with protein sequence MTSTGLRNDNYSDDNFSDDESSPLTENIYGGSTRTVHETKGWDVFRDPPIKEESGSMANQKCLEITVKILKVVAYLVTFVIVLGSGVISKGTLLFMTSQLKSDKVTVYCNRELGREKQFIVKLPTAERVAWMWCLIFAFWVPQLGSLFRSTRMCFFKSSKRPIFSHFLIIFCMETLHTIGLAILVFYILPDLDVVKGAMLTNCICFVPGVLGLLSRNNKESQRFLKVIIDLAAIAAQATGFVVWPIIEQRADLWIIPIAIFLVSLGWWENYISKYSPIPFVKKLGKIKESLEQSRYFTYMFISIWKCLCIFLSVLFITLIKEGEIAFFFTEFSEGFGSHQIQVLEIKPFLGGTSLPDISEIIPTGDDTLIPANDMTPIYVLLINIFASYLAYIFGKFACKIMIQGFSYAFPVNLTIPVSISLLIAACGLRNGDPCFFHETIPSYLFFESPPVMFLNDFISHQHAWIWLLWLLSQTWITLHIWTPKCERLARTEKLFVTPMYEGLLIDQSLGMNRRRDDEADVKTEELDEIQKEKGDEYYETISNHTDASSAKTVKNSDHITRIYACATMWHENKEEMIEFLKSILRLDEDQSARRVAQKYLRVVDPDYYEFETHIFFDDAFEISDHNDDETQVNRFVKLLVATIDEAASDVHQTHMRIRPPKKIPTPYGGRLVWTLPGKTKMIAHLKDKMKIRHRKRWSQVMYMYYLLGHRLMELPISVDRKAVIAENTYLLTLDGDIDFQPSAVLLLIDLMKKNRNLGAACGRIHPVGSGPMVWYQMFEYAIGHWLQKATEHVIGCVLCSPGCFSLFRGKSLMDDNVMKKYTTCSAEARHYVQYDQGEDRWLCTLLLQRGYRVEYSAASDAYTHAPEGFNEFYNQRRRWVPSTIANIMDLLVDSKRTIDINDNISMPYIGYQILLMGGTILGPGTIFLMLVGAFVAAFQIDNWTSFYYNIIPIFFFMLVCFTCKSSIQLIVAQILSTGYALIMMAVIVGTALQLREDGVGSPSAIFLIAMTGSFFIAACLHPQEFWCIVPGIIYLLSIPSMYLLLILYSIINLNVVSWGTREVAVKKTKKELEEEKKQAEEAKRKAKQKSLLGFLQSGGTSDDDEGSIEISLAGLFKCMLCTHQKAGDEKASLINIADSLEMLNKRLDHIEKTVDPTGHISRRRSMSASSRGDHHHLGAVTEEGGEESANETDSETVSTVPQNKRDDLVNPYWIEDPDVRKGEVEFLSSNEILFWKDLLDKYLYPIDENKEEKARIAKELIELRNKSVFAFFMFNALFVLVVFLLQLNKDQIHVKWPLGVRTNITYIEETSEVHITKEYLQLEPIGLVFVFFFALILVIQFTAMLFHRFGTIAHILASTDLNLCCTKKKEELSPNALLDKQAVEIVKQLQKLQGIDDGDYDNDSGSGPDRIGRRKTIHNLERAAQKKRQIGTLDVAFKKRFAKLNANAANAGTPVLSRRLTMRRETMKALEVRVNSVMAERRKSHMQTLGAKNEYGNNNVMARNHRNSVASSIPVKEVFENGHVNKAFEEDQYEGRNSIQLQQRHNVTWKGSNSRM encoded by the exons ATGACCTCCACTGGTCTAAGAAATGACAACTACAGCGATGACAACTTTTCCGATGACGAAAGTTCCCCTCTTACCGAAAATATTTATGGAGGAAG CACAAGAACCGTACACGAAACGAAAGGATGGGACGTATTCCGAGATCCCCCGATCAAAGAAGAGTCTGGTTCTATGgcaaatcaaaaatgtttagaaaTTACAGTCAAAATACTAAAAGTCGTAGCTTATCTTGTCACTTTTGTAATAGTACTAGGATCAGGAGTCATCTCAAAAGGAACTCTTCTGTTTATGACTTCACAACTTAAATCCGACAAAGTAACAGTTTATTGCAACAGAGAATTAG gtagagaaaaacaatttatagTAAAGCTACCTACGGCAGAAAGGGTAGCCTGGATGTGgtgtttaatttttgctttttggGTCCCTCAACTTGGTTCGCTTTTTCGATCAACAAGAATGTGTTTCTTTAAATCTTCAAAAAGGCCTATATTCtcccattttttaataatattttgtatGGAAACACTACATACCATCGGACTTGCCATTCTAGTTTTCTACATACTGCCAGATTTAGATGTTGTCAAAGGTGCAATGTTAACGAATTGCATTTGTTTCGTGCCAGGTGTGTTAGGTTTACTGTCCAGAAACAACAAAGAATCACAAAGATTTCTCAAAGTCATTATCGATCTCGCTGCGATTGCAGCGCAAGCAACCGGTTTTGTAGTGTGGCCCATTATTGAACAAAGAGCAGACTTATGGATAATTCCCATTGCAATATTTCTTGTATCTCTTGGATGGTGGGAAAATTATATATCGAAATATTCTCCCATCCCATTCGTTaagaaattgggaaaaattaAAGAGAGCCTAGAACAGTCCCGATATTTCACGTACATGTTCATTTCCATCTGGAAATGCTTGTGTATATTTTTATCTGTACTTTTTATCACACTGAtcaaagaaggagaaatcgcCTTTTTCTTTACTGAATTTTCTGAAGGTTTCGGCAGTCACCAGATCCAAGTACTGGAAATAAAACCTTTCTTAGGAGGCACCTCTCTTCCAGACATATCCGAGATAATTCCAACTGGAGATGACACATTGATTCCCGCAAACGACATGACTCCCATCTACGTTCTTCTAATAAACATCTTCGCTTCATATTTGGCCTACATATTTGGAAAGTTTGCTTGCAAAATAATGATACAAGGTTTTTCGTACGCATTTCCAGTAAATTTAACAATACCGGTCTCGATCTCACTGCTCATCGCGGCATGTGGTTTGCGGAACGGAGATCCTTGTTTCTTCCACGAGACGATTCCTTCGTATCTATTTTTCGAAAGTCCTCCAGTAATGTTCCTGAatgactttatttcacaccAGCACGCTTGGATTTGGCTGCTGTGGTTACTCTCTCAAACCTGGATCACTTTGCACATATGGACCCCAAAATGTGAACGTCTGGCAAGAacagaaaaattgtttgtgaCACCAATGTACGAAGGTCTGCTGATAGACCAAAGTTTAGGAATGAACAGAAGAAGAGACGACGAGGCTGACGTAAAAACGGAAGAGCTGGACGAAATTCAGAAAGAAAAAGGGGACGAGTATTACGAAACTATATCCAATCATACAGATGCTTCGTCTGCGAAAACTGTCAAGAACTCTGATCACATCACACGAATCTACGCCTGTGCTACTATGTGGCACGAGAACAAAGAAGAAATGATAGAGTTTTTAAAGTCGATTTTACGTCTTGACGAGGACCAGTCTGCTCGACGAGTTGCACAGAAATATCTCCGTGTGGTTGATCCTGATTATTACGAATTCGAAA CTCACATATTTTTCGATGACGCTTTTGAAATATCTGACCACAACGATGACGAAACTCAAGTAAACAGATTCGTCAAGCTTTTGGTAGCGACAATTGACGAAGCCGCATCTGATGTGCATCAAACCCATATGCGCATTCGCCCGCCTAAAAAAATTCCCACACCTTACGGTGGCCGTCTTGTATGGACCCTTCCCGGTAAAACCAAGATGATCGCACATTTGAAggacaaaatgaaaataagaCACAGAAAGCGGTGGTCGCAAGTCATGTACATGTACTATTTGTTGGGTCATCGACTTATGGAACTTCCAATTTCCGTCGACAGGAAAGCCGTGATCGCTGAAAATACGTATCTTTTAACCCTCGATGGAGACATCGATTTTCAACCCTCCGCCGTTTTACTGTTAATTGatttaatgaaaaagaatCGAAATTTGGGGGCGGCTTGCGGGCGTATTCATCCCGTCGGTTCAGGTCCGATGGTGTGGTACCAGATGTTCGAATACGCTATTGGTCATTGGCTGCAAAAAGCTACTGAACACGTTATCGGTTGCGTACTTTGTAGTCCCGGTTGTTTCTCGCTCTTCAGAGGAAAATCTTTGATGGATGACAATGTAATGAAAAAATACACTACATG TTCTGCTGAGGCGAGACACTACGTGCAGTACGATCAAGGGGAAGATCGTTGGTTATGTACGTTACTTCTTCAAAGAGGTTACCGTGTCGAATATTCTGCAGCATCAGACGCTTACACACATGCTCCGGAAGGTTTCAACGAATTTTATAATCAACGTCGCCGGTGGGTACCGTCGACTATTGCAAACATCATGGACTTGCTTGTGGACTCCAAAAGAACCATTGACATTAATGACAACATTTCGATGCCGTATATTGGATATCAA ATCCTTTTAATGGGTGGTACAATTTTAGGTCCTGGTACTATATTTCTTATGTTGGTGGGGGCTTTCGTGGCGGCTTTCCAAATCGATAACTGGACAAGTTTCTATTATAACATAATCCCAATATTCTTCTTCATGTTGGTCTGTTTCACTTGCAAATCGAGTATTCAGTTAATAGTTGCCCAGATATTATCCACCGGGTATGCCTTAATCATGATGGCAGTGATAGTTGGTACAGCCCTTCAATTACGCGAAGACGGTGTAGGTTCGCCTTCGGCCATTTTCTTGATAGCCATGACCGGATCATTCTTCATCGCGGCTTGTCTACATCCCCAAGAGTTCTGGTGTATAGTCCCTGGCATCATCTATTTGCTTTCAATTCCGTCCATGTATTTATTGTTGATTTTATACTCAATCATTAACCTCAATGTTGTATCGTGGGGTACTCGTGAAGTTGCcgttaaaaaaactaaaaaagaactcgaagaagaaaagaaacaaGCCGAAGAAGCTAAACGCAAAGCCAAGCAAAAGTCGCTTCTCGGATTCCTTCAGAGTGGAGGAACCAGCGACGATGACGAAGGAAGTATTGAGATATCGTTAGCGGGATTGTTTAAATGCATGCTTTGCACACATCAAAAAGCGGGAGACGAGAAAGCTTCTCTTATAAACATTGCAGACTCCTTAGAAATGCTCAATAAGCGACTCGACCACATCGAAAA AACTGTTGATCCAACCGGTCACATTTCGAGAAGACGAAGTATGTCCGCTTCGTCTCGAGGTGATCATCACCATCTTGGAGCAGTTACCGAAGAGGGTGGAGAAGAATCAGCGAACGAAACCGATTCCGAAACAGTTTCGACAGTTCCTCAGAATAAGAGAGACGACTTGGTCAATCCCTATTGGATAGAAGATCCCGATGTGAGAAAAGGAGAAGTGGAATTCTTGAGCAGCAACGAAATACTGTTTTGGAAAGACTTACTGGATAAGTACTTGTATCCTATTGATGAAAACAAAGAGGAAAAG GCCAGGATCGCAAAGGAGTTAATCGAACTCCGAAATAAATCGGTTTTTGCGTTCTTCATGTTCAATGCTCTCTTTGTATTAGTCGTCTTCCTATTGCAACTTAATAAGGATCAAATCCATGTTAAGTGGCCACTTGGTGTACGCACCAATATAACATACATTGAGGAAACATCTGAG GTTCACATAACCAAAGAATACCTACAACTTGAACCGATTGGTTTGGTTTTCGTCTTCTTCTTCGCTCTCATTCTTGTGATCCAGTTCACGGCGATGTTGTTCCACAGATTCGGTACGATCGCTCACATATTAGCTTCAACAGACCTGAACTTGTGTTGCACAAAGAAA AAAGAAGAACTGTCTCCTAATGCTCTACTTGACAAACAAGCCGTAGAGATAGTCAAGCAACTGCAAAAATTACAAGGAATTGACGATGGCGATTACGACAATGATTCTGGATCAGGTCCAGATCGAATAGGTCGTCGCAAGACTATTCACAATCTGGAACGAGCGGCGCAGAAGAAGCGGCAAATAGGAACCTTGGATGTGGCGTTCAAGAAGCGATTTGCTAAACTTAACGCGAATGCAGCAAATGCGGGAACACCGGTCCTGAGTCGAAGACTGACGATGAGAAGAGAAACGATGAAAGCGTTAGAAGTGAGGGTCAATTCCGTCATGGCGGAAAGGCGTAAATCCCACATGCAAACTCTGGGTGCCAAAAATGAATACGGAAATAACAACGTCATGGCCAGAAACCACCGCAACAGTGTTGCCAGTAGCATACCTGTCAAGGAAGTTTTTGAAAATGGACATGTTAATAAAGCATTCGAAGAAGATCAATACGAGGGCAGAAATTCTATACAATTGCAACAAAGACATAATGTTACGTGGAAGGGCAGCAATAGTAGAATGTGA
- the LOC138130816 gene encoding inactive hydroxysteroid dehydrogenase-like protein 1, translated as MLVECSVYSLLLCTLGCIVIFFFLLGNLWGLLQATRAILAPFFLPHEETSLVKKYGTWALITGSTDGIGKAYAHELAKRGLNIVLVSRNEDKLQKVAQELELKHSVKTKIITADFSMGPKAINVIKDEIRIFDIGILVNNVGKNYDYPMFLHEVSEKDLWDIININVGAVTLLSRHFVEEMKKKGRGAIVNVSSGSELQPLPLMTVYAATKAYIKSFTTALRYEYAKDGLTIQHLSPMFINTKMNQFSHRLQVSSTFVPDATTYAKYAASTLGKMDVSTGYWTHGIQYFFMNMVPVWMRTYIGGHLNKSFRQDYFASQAKQEINAKLK; from the exons ATGttggtagaatgcagtgtttaTTCTCTACTCTTATGTACCTTGGGATGTattgtgattttcttctttCTGCTCGGTAACTTATGGGGATTACTACAAGCAACTCGTGCCATATTAGCTCCATTTTTCTTACCACACGAAGAAACATCATTGGTGAAAAAATACGGCACATGGGCAT TAATCACAGGCAGCACCGATGGCATTGGAAAAGCTTACGCTCATGAACTTGCTAAAAGGGGTCTCAATATAGTCTTAGTAAGTAGAAATGAAGACAAACTCCAAAAAGTCGCCCAGGAGTTAG AACTTAAACATTccgttaaaacaaaaataataacagcTGATTTTTCGATGGGACCAAAGGCTATTAATGTAATAAAAGATGAAATtagaatttttgacattgggATATTGG taaATAACGTGGGTAAGAATTATGATTATCCGATGTTTTTACACGAAGTTTCCGAAAAAGATCTATGGGATATCATTAACATTAATGTAGGTGCTGTAACCCTTTTAAGTCGCCATTTTGTCGAAGAGATGAAGAAAAAAGGTCGCGGAGCTATTGTAAATGTTTCCTCTGGATCAGAGTTGCAGCCTCTACCTTTGATGACAGTATATGCAGCCACAAAG GCATACATCAAAAGTTTTACAACAGCTCTTCGTTACGAATATGCAAAAGATGGTCTTACAATTCAGCATTTATCGCCCATGTTCATCAATACCAAAATGAATCAATTCAGTCATAGGTTACAAGTCTCGAGCACTTTTGTTCCCGACGCCACCACTTATGCAAAGTATGCAGCCAGTACTTTGGGAAAAATGGATGTTTCCACGGGATACTGGACTCACGGAATACAG TATTTCTTCATGAATATGGTTCCGGTTTGGATGAGGACGTATATTGGTggacatttaaataaatcctTTAGACAAGATTATTTTGCATCGCAGGCAAAGCAAGAAATCAACGctaaactaaaataa